The following coding sequences are from one Perognathus longimembris pacificus isolate PPM17 chromosome 13, ASM2315922v1, whole genome shotgun sequence window:
- the LOC125361916 gene encoding interferon-induced transmembrane protein 3-like yields MQKEQHEVLELGGPHGSAPTMTTATMISMPSDIPLPDHVVWSFFNTLFMNTCCLGFIAYVYSVKSRDRKVMGDMVGAQNYASTAKCLNICALVVNIFSALVLIIIFASYYAAAMQAFTRTTNP; encoded by the exons ATGCAAAAGGAACAGCATGAGGTACTTGAGCTGGGGGGACCCCATGGTTCTGCTCCCACGATGACCACAGCCACCATGATCAGTATGCCCAGTGACATCCCCCTGCCTGACCACGTGGTCTGGTCCTTCTTCAACACGCTCTTCATGAACACCTGCTGCCTGGGCTTCATCGCCTATGTCTACTCTGTGAAG TCTAGGGACAGGAAGGTGATGGGTGACATGGTTGGTGCCCAGAACTATGCCTCTACTGCCAAATGCCTGAACATCTGCGCCTTGGTTGTCAATATCTTCTCTGCCCTTGTCCTCATCATCATTTTCGCCTCTTACTATGCAGCAGCCATGCAAGCGTTCACCAGAACGACGAATCCTTAG